One part of the Musa acuminata AAA Group cultivar baxijiao chromosome BXJ1-5, Cavendish_Baxijiao_AAA, whole genome shotgun sequence genome encodes these proteins:
- the LOC135675144 gene encoding transcription factor BEE 1-like isoform X2: MGEFIDEGFSCLEPCSVFMAMDSSMELLCQFPELNDTAMDHPSSGLMCYSDENSSSHQTDELLTAIVGNLTSLLPATAASAISSASNNSALSGTATKSAEANPKKKKKKKKKKKKNGCRRSSSKEEGMPKEVVHVRARRGQATNSHSLAERARREKINERMRCLQGLVPGCHKAMGIAAMLDEIINYVQSLQNQVQSL, translated from the exons atggGGGAGTTCATCGATGAGGGTTTCAGCTGCCTCGAACCCTGCAGTGTCTTCAtggccatggattcaagcatgGAGCTGCTGTGCCAATTCCCAGAGCTAAATGACACTGCCATGGATCACCCAAGCTCGGGACTGATGTGCTACTCTGATGAGAACTCCTCATCTCACCAGACCGATGAGCTCTTGACGGCAATCGTCGGTAACCTGACAAGCTTACTGCCTGCCACTGCAGCGTCCGCCATTAGCTCTGCAAGCAACAACAGTGCTCTCTCAGGGACTGCAACGAAGTCAGCAGAAGCAAaccctaagaagaagaagaagaagaagaagaagaagaagaagaat GGCTGCAGGAGAAGCAGCTCGAAGGAGGAGGGCATGCCAAAGGAGGTGGTTCATGTGAGAGCAAGAAGAGGCCAAGCTACTAACAGCCACAGCCTAGCTGAGAGG GCGAGGAGGGAGAAGATCAATGAAAGAATGAGATGCTTACAAGGCCTGGTTCCTGGCTGCCACAAG GCAATGGGAATAGCAGCAATGCTTGACGAGATCATAAACTATGTGCAGTCGCTGCAGAACCAAGTTCAG TCTCTTTGA
- the LOC135674481 gene encoding large ribosomal subunit protein mL43-like: MALRGVWQLQKLIVSYCDWGGSSRGIRGFMETHLPAFKEKNPQLEVVMELVRGQHPHLKGFYKNHNQRVVCVKNLMPEDVLLHATRLRNALGRKVVKLRTRHVTKHPSVQGTWTTALKF; the protein is encoded by the exons ATGGCATTGCGAGGAGTTTGGCAGCTACAGAAGCTGATAGTGAGCTATTGTGATTGGGGAGGAAGTAGCAGGGGGATCAG GGGCTTTATGGAAACTCATTTGCCAGCTTTCAAGGAAAAGAACCCTCAGCTAGAGGTAGTAATGGAGCTTGTTCGTGGTCAGCATCCTCATCTGAAGGGCTTTTACA AGAATCATAACCAGCGGGTGGTTTGTGTTAAAAATTTAATGCCAGAGGACGTACTACTGCATGCTACTAGACTAAGGAATGCATTAGGAAGGAAGGTTGTGAAACTGAGAACAAGGCATGTCACGAAGCATCCCAGTGTTCAGGGCACATGGACAACTGCACTCAAATTTTGA
- the LOC135674482 gene encoding plastidic glucose transporter 4-like — MMQNAAVAAKGGVPGLHFPGRGNRVSAGFGVVGKRTAGSNRLWMPDRGFCGGSSRLGLSIGFGMEMARMRSGMEGIFRSREKARYVRVQASGDLESVPSDKPQTKSSGNVLPYVGVACLGAILFGYHLGVVNGALEYLARDLAIVENTVLQGWVVSTLLAGATVGSFTGGALADKFGRTRTFQLDVIPLAVGAFLSATAQDVRTMIIGRLLAGIGIGISSAIVPLYISEISPTEIRGALGSINQLFICIGILMALVAGLPLAGNPLWWRTMFSIAIVPSVLMALGMAFCPESPRWLFQQGKLLQAETAIKKLYGKEKVSEVMHDLRAGGEGTTESDAGWFDLFGKRYWKVVSVGAALFLFQQLAGINAVVYYSTSVFRSAGIASDVAASALVGASNVFGTAIASSLMDKQGRKSLLITSFSGMAASMLLLSLSFTWKPLAPYSGTLAVLGTVLYVLSFSLGAGPVPALLLPEIFASRIRAKAVALSLGMHWVSNFVIGLYFLSVVNKFGISRVYLGFATVCLLAVLYIAGNVVETKGRSLEEIERALSVAV, encoded by the exons ATGATGCAGAACGCTGCGGTTGCTGCCAAAGGAGGTGTACCTGGCCTCCATTTCCCGGGTCGCGGAAACAGGGTTTCGGCTGGTTTTGGTGTGGTGGGGAAGAGGACGGCGGGATCGAACAGGTTGTGGATGCCGGACCGTGGATTCTGCGGCGGAAGCTCGCGGCTTGGATTGTCCATCGGTTTTGGGATGGAGATGGCGCGGATGAGGAGCGGGATGGAGGGGATTTTTAGGTCGAGGGAGAAAGCTCGATATGTCAGAGTCCAAGCGTCTG GTGACCTTGAGAGCGTGCCTTCCGATAAACCTCAGACAAAATCATCAGGAAATGTTCTGCCATACGTCGGTGTAGCATGCTTGGGGGCCATTTTGTTTGGATATCATCTTGG TGTAGTGAATGGAGCACTTGAATATCTTGCAAGGGATCTTGCAATTGTGGAAAATACTGTACTACAAG GTTGGGTTGTTAGCACCCTTCTTGCAGGTGCAACTGTCGGCTCTTTTACTGGGGGAGCATTGGCTGATAAATTTGGTCGGACTCGAACTTTCCAGCTTGATGTAATTCCGCTTGCAGTCGGTGCTTTTCTCAG TGCAACTGCCCAAGATGTACGAACAATGATAATTGGTCGACTGCTTGCTGGAATTGGAATTGGGATCTCTTCTGCCATTGTGCCACTCTACATATCAGAG ATATCACCAACTGAAATTCGTGGAGCACTTGGATCCATCAACCAACTTTTCATTTGCATCGGTATTCTCATGGCTTTGGTGGCTGGATTGCCTTTAGCAGGAAATCCTTTATG GTGGAGGACAATGTTTAGCATTGCAATTGTTCCCTCTGTTCTGATGGCACTTGGAATGGCTTTCTGTCCCGAAAGCCCTCGCTGGCTGTTTCAG CAAGGAAAGCTTCTTCAGGCTGAAACTGCTATAAAGAAACTCTATGGAAAAGAAAAGGTTAGTGAAGTTATGCATGATTTAAGAGCAGGTGGTGAAGGCACAACCGAATCAGATGCTGGTTGGTTCGATCTTTTCGGTAAACGCTACTGGAAAG TTGTGAGCGTTGGAGCAGCATTATTCTTGTTTCAACAATTGGCTGGAATAAATGCTGTTGTATACTATTCTACATCTGTATTCCGTAGTGCGGGAATTGCTTCTGATGTTGCTGCTAGCGCTTTAGTTGGGGCATCAAATGTTTTTG GCACAGCAATTGCTTCTTCTCTGATGGACAAGCAAGGAAGGAAAAGCCTTTTGATCACAAGTTTTAGTGGAATG GCTGCCTCCATGTTGCTGCTTTCTTTGTCATTCACATGGAAGCCCCTTGCACCTTATTCAGGGACACTTGCAGTGCTTGGCACAGTCCT ATATGTGCTCTCTTTTTCACTGGGTGCTGGCCCTGTACCGGCTCTCCTCCTCCCGGAGATTTTTGCTTCCAGGATCAGAGCCAAGGCAGTTGCATTGTCTCTTGGCATGCATTGG GTTTCCAACTTCGTGATCGGTCTCTACTTCTTGAGCGTGGTGAACAAGTTTGGAATCAGCAGGGTGTATTTAGGGTTTGCAACAGTATGCCTGCTTGCAGTTCTTTACATAGCTGGGAATGTCGTCGAGACGAAGGGACGGTCACTAGAAGAGATCGAACGCGCTCTCAGCGTTGCTGTTTGA
- the LOC135675144 gene encoding transcription factor BEE 1-like isoform X1 produces MGEFIDEGFSCLEPCSVFMAMDSSMELLCQFPELNDTAMDHPSSGLMCYSDENSSSHQTDELLTAIVGNLTSLLPATAASAISSASNNSALSGTATKSAEANPKKKKKKKKKKKKNGCRRSSSKEEGMPKEVVHVRARRGQATNSHSLAERARREKINERMRCLQGLVPGCHKAMGIAAMLDEIINYVQSLQNQVQMLSMKLAVCESSLERMQAAATLQEEHNSRFAQDEVGGGCGAAFVSPNHF; encoded by the exons atggGGGAGTTCATCGATGAGGGTTTCAGCTGCCTCGAACCCTGCAGTGTCTTCAtggccatggattcaagcatgGAGCTGCTGTGCCAATTCCCAGAGCTAAATGACACTGCCATGGATCACCCAAGCTCGGGACTGATGTGCTACTCTGATGAGAACTCCTCATCTCACCAGACCGATGAGCTCTTGACGGCAATCGTCGGTAACCTGACAAGCTTACTGCCTGCCACTGCAGCGTCCGCCATTAGCTCTGCAAGCAACAACAGTGCTCTCTCAGGGACTGCAACGAAGTCAGCAGAAGCAAaccctaagaagaagaagaagaagaagaagaagaagaagaagaat GGCTGCAGGAGAAGCAGCTCGAAGGAGGAGGGCATGCCAAAGGAGGTGGTTCATGTGAGAGCAAGAAGAGGCCAAGCTACTAACAGCCACAGCCTAGCTGAGAGG GCGAGGAGGGAGAAGATCAATGAAAGAATGAGATGCTTACAAGGCCTGGTTCCTGGCTGCCACAAG GCAATGGGAATAGCAGCAATGCTTGACGAGATCATAAACTATGTGCAGTCGCTGCAGAACCAAGTTCAG ATGCTCTCCATGAAACTGGCGGTCTGTGAGAGCAGCTTGGAGAGGATGCAAGCTGCTGCAACTCTacag gaagaACACAACTCACGCTTTGCACAAGACGAGGTGGGAGGAGGATGTGGTGCTGCCTTCGTCTCTCCGAATCACTTCTGA
- the LOC103985400 gene encoding chloroplastic group IIB intron splicing facilitator CRS2, chloroplastic, whose protein sequence is MSSATLSPPPTTAFFSSSFLLPHSIQIPFNPTRRRRFLLRDSSKRSRALASLPDDSEGARPEYTPWLIAGLGNPGNKYQGTRHNVGYEMIDHISRAERITLNAIQSKALIGIGSIGEVPILLVKPQSYMNYSGESVGPLAAYYQVPLRHILLIYDEMSLPNGVLRLQRKGGHGHHNGVKSVIQHLDGSRDFPRLCIGIGNPPGAMDMRAFLLQKFSKEEQVQMESALEQGVEAVRTLVLRGFSGSIDRFNLVQKYKYHKV, encoded by the exons ATGTCGTCGGccactctctctcctcctcccacCACcgccttcttttcctcttctttccttcttcctcaTTCCATCCAAATCCCCTTCAACCCCACACGACGGCGACGCTTTCTTCTCCGCGACTCCTCCAAGCGCTCCCGCGCCCTAGCTTCGCTCCCCGACGATTCCGAGGGAGCCAGGCCGGAGTACACGCCGTGGCTcatcgccggcctcggaaaccctgGCAACAAGTACCAGGGCACTCGGCACAAC GTCGGGTATGAGATGATTGATCATATCTCTCGAGCTGAGAGGATTACGTTGAATGCAATCCAATCCAAGGCGTTGATAGGAATTG GTTCCATTGGAGAAGTGCCAATTCTATTGGTGAAGCCCCAATCATACATGAACTACAGCGGAGAATCA GTGGGGCCACTTGCTGCATACTATCAAGTGCCGTTGCGACATATTCTACTC ATCTATGATGAAATGAGCTTGCCAAATGGTGTTTTGAGGCTTCAACGAAAGGGTGGTCATGGACATCATAATGG AGTGAAGAGCGTAATACAGCATTTGGATGGCTCCCGTGACTTTCCTCGGCTATGCATAG GAATTGGTAACCCACCTGGAGCTATGGATATGAGAGCTTTTCTACTACAGAAATTTAGTAAAGAGGAGCAAGTCCAG ATGGAATCTGCTTTGGAACAAGGGGTGGAAGCTGTAAGGACTCTTGTACTTAGAGGTTTCAGTGGAAGCATTGATCGTTTTAACTTGGTGCAGAAATACAAGTACCACAAAGTTTGA